One region of Deinococcus budaensis genomic DNA includes:
- the aroE gene encoding shikimate dehydrogenase, with translation MNPSGALRAYLYADPAAHSRSPALHRAAFAHAGLPGEYTALRVPAPDLPAALARLRTPGTLGANLSLPHKEAALPWLDELSDAARAVGAVNTVIHRGGRLIGENTDAPGLLAALHGLGVGAAGDRAVAGPVVVLGAGGAARAAVYTALILMKRDVLIVNRTRVRAEELAASWAQAEAGAEVRAADLAAVPWPQVRLIVNASSAGLDAPGQTPLPGFDFSALAPGALVYDMVYSPRETRLLQDARAAGVRAENGLGMLAHQARLAFRAWTGVDVPAGALLAALEEA, from the coding sequence GTGAACCCTTCCGGCGCGCTGCGCGCCTACCTGTATGCCGACCCCGCCGCGCATTCCCGCTCGCCCGCCCTGCACCGCGCCGCTTTCGCCCATGCGGGCTTGCCGGGCGAGTACACGGCGCTGCGGGTGCCTGCGCCTGACCTGCCCGCCGCCCTGGCCCGCCTGCGGACCCCCGGCACCCTGGGCGCCAACCTCAGCCTGCCGCACAAGGAAGCGGCGCTCCCCTGGCTCGACGAGCTGTCGGACGCGGCGCGGGCGGTCGGGGCGGTGAACACGGTGATTCACCGGGGCGGGCGGCTGATCGGAGAGAACACCGACGCGCCGGGGCTGCTGGCCGCCTTGCACGGGTTGGGCGTGGGAGCTGCCGGCGACCGAGCAGTGGCCGGACCCGTCGTCGTGCTGGGTGCGGGTGGAGCGGCCAGGGCGGCGGTCTACACCGCCCTGATCCTGATGAAACGCGACGTGTTGATCGTCAACCGGACCCGGGTGCGGGCGGAAGAACTGGCCGCCTCCTGGGCGCAGGCAGAGGCCGGAGCGGAGGTCCGGGCCGCCGATCTCGCTGCCGTTCCCTGGCCCCAGGTCCGCCTGATCGTCAACGCCTCCAGCGCCGGGCTGGACGCGCCGGGGCAAACGCCGCTGCCGGGCTTCGACTTCTCCGCGCTGGCCCCCGGCGCCCTGGTCTACGACATGGTGTACAGCCCCCGCGAGACCCGGCTGCTGCAAGACGCCCGCGCCGCCGGGGTCCGCGCCGAGAACGGCCTGGGCATGCTCGCGCACCAGGCCAGGCTGGCGTTCCGGGCCTGGACCGGAGTGGACGTGCCGGCCGGGGCGCTGCTCGCGGCGCTGGAGGAAGCGTGA